CTAATATATTCTAATGATGACATCCTAGAAAAACTTTTGTTAAAATTTTGAAAAATCAAATGGTCAACTCCATAGGTTTCAAATAATTTAATATTTTCTTCGGCTGTATTAATTAGTTTTAATTCATTATCTGGATAAAGAAAAATTCTAGGATGCGGTGAAAAAGTTAATAAAACAGTTTCGGCTTTATTTGTTTTACCTAAATTAACTAACTGACTCAATAATTGTTTATGACCTAAATGAACACCGTCAAAAGTGCCAGTTGTAATTACTGCACGAGATAGTTTTGGAAATGAATCAACACCATAGTGTATTTTCATGAAAGATTTAAATTGAATAATTTATATAGTCAAAATTAGTAAAATAAATTACATTTTTACTATAGGTATTTAAATATAAATAGGTATTTTTGGGTCAATTTAATTTCACTTATTTTGAACTACATAAAACACTTATAATGTCAGAAAACATAGGAAAAATATCACAAATCATAGGTCCAGTAATTGATATAATTTTTGAAAAATCAGGCCAAGAATTACCAAAAATATACGATGCTTTGGAAATTATAAAAGACAACAATGAGAAAGTAATAGTAGAGTGTCAACAACACATAGGAGAAAATACTATCCGTGCAGTTGCAATGGACTCTACTGATGGTTTAAAAAGAGGTCTTCAGGTTAAATCTACAGGCAACCCTATTCTAATGCCAATTGGTGACGACATAAAAGGGAGATTATTTAATGTTGTTGGAGATGCTATCGATGGAATCGGGACTGTCACAAAAGATGGTGGGTACCCAATCCACAGACCTGCACCAGATTTTGCAGACCTATCTACTAGCACTGAAGTACTATTTACGGGAATTAAGGTGATTGATCTAATTGAACCATATGCCAAAGGAGGTAAAATTGGTTTGTTTGGAGGTGCTGGTGTTGGAAAAACAGTTTTAATTATGGAACTGATAAACAATATTGCTAAAGGGCATGACGGACTATCTGTTTTTGCAGGTGTCGGTGAGAGAACAAGAGAGGGAAATGACCTGCTGAGAGAAATGATTGAATCTGGAGTAATTAAATATGGAGAGGCTTTTGAAAAAGCCCTAGAAGAAGGTAAATGGGATCTAAGTAAAGTAGACAAAAATGAATTAAAAAAATCGCAAGCCACTTTGGTATTTGGACAAATGAATGAACCTCCAGGTGCAAGAGCAAGAGTAGCATTATCTGGACTGACACTTGCAGAGTACTTTAGAGACGGAGGTGCTGATGGTGATGGTGATGGTGAAAAAGATGGGAAAGATATATTATTTTTTATAGACAATATATTTAGATTTACACAAGCCGGATCTGAAGT
This sequence is a window from Flavobacteriales bacterium TMED191. Protein-coding genes within it:
- a CDS encoding F0F1 ATP synthase subunit beta: MSENIGKISQIIGPVIDIIFEKSGQELPKIYDALEIIKDNNEKVIVECQQHIGENTIRAVAMDSTDGLKRGLQVKSTGNPILMPIGDDIKGRLFNVVGDAIDGIGTVTKDGGYPIHRPAPDFADLSTSTEVLFTGIKVIDLIEPYAKGGKIGLFGGAGVGKTVLIMELINNIAKGHDGLSVFAGVGERTREGNDLLREMIESGVIKYGEAFEKALEEGKWDLSKVDKNELKKSQATLVFGQMNEPPGARARVALSGLTLAEYFRDGGADGDGDGEKDGKDILFFIDNIFRFTQAGSEVSALLGRMPSAVGYQPTLASEMGAMQERITSTKKGSITSVQAVYVPADDLTDPAPATTFAHLDATTVLSRKIAELGIYPAVDPLDSTSRILNPEVLGDEHYNCAQRVKEILQRYKELQDIIAILGMDELSEDDKSTVHRARRVARFLSQPFHVAEQFTGIPGVLVSIEDTIKGFNMIMDGELDHLPEAAFNLVGTIEEAIEKGEKMIKDAK